The following proteins come from a genomic window of Finegoldia magna ATCC 29328:
- a CDS encoding acyltransferase gives MDFFAHESCYIDEETKIGKGTKIWHFSHVMSGCTIGENCNIGQNVVISPDVTLGNNCKVQNNVSVYTGVVCEDGVFLGPSCVFTNVINPRAFIEKKDEYRKTTIKEGASIGANATIVCGNTIGKYAIIGAGAVVTKDVGDYEVVVGNPARHHGFACSCGENLKRVSLTDYICEKCDKKYLLNDYKLSEVSNE, from the coding sequence ATGGATTTTTTTGCTCATGAGTCTTGCTATATAGATGAAGAGACAAAGATTGGTAAAGGTACTAAAATTTGGCATTTTAGTCATGTCATGTCAGGATGTACTATTGGAGAAAACTGTAATATTGGTCAAAATGTTGTGATTTCTCCTGATGTTACACTTGGAAATAATTGTAAAGTTCAAAACAATGTCAGTGTTTACACTGGAGTTGTATGTGAAGATGGAGTATTTTTGGGACCTTCATGTGTATTTACAAATGTAATTAACCCAAGAGCTTTTATTGAGAAAAAGGATGAGTATCGAAAAACAACTATAAAAGAAGGCGCTTCTATTGGCGCTAACGCTACAATTGTATGTGGAAACACAATTGGCAAATATGCTATAATTGGAGCAGGAGCAGTTGTTACAAAAGATGTCGGAGATTATGAGGTTGTAGTAGGCAATCCAGCAAGGCATCATGGATTTGCATGTTCATGTGGAGAAAATCTAAAAAGAGTTTCCCTCACAGATTATATATGTGAAAAATGTGACAAGAAATATTTATTAAATGATTATAAATTGAGTGAGGTATCAAATGAATAA
- the amaP gene encoding alkaline shock response membrane anchor protein AmaP: MSGFKKFVHILFSILLILFSLVMFFTVFNFGQVSYNLREFMMNEVCFYIFAIIGALVLIGAIFIMFKAILSDDLSDFLISKDKDGEVMISTDALENTVKRTVDKYEDIRTSNVNVRVNNSSEPYMNCDVEVGVRDMSNIAGLGENIKEDIRLNLENLSGYKVKDITVKFLDLTKSTNKRVV, encoded by the coding sequence ATGAGTGGATTTAAAAAATTTGTCCATATATTGTTTTCAATATTACTAATTTTGTTTTCTTTAGTAATGTTTTTCACAGTATTCAATTTTGGACAAGTTAGTTATAATCTCAGAGAGTTCATGATGAATGAGGTATGCTTTTATATATTTGCTATTATAGGAGCATTAGTCTTAATTGGGGCAATTTTCATAATGTTTAAAGCAATTCTCTCTGATGATTTAAGTGATTTCTTGATTTCAAAAGACAAAGATGGAGAAGTTATGATATCTACAGATGCCCTAGAAAATACTGTTAAACGTACTGTGGATAAATATGAAGACATTAGAACTTCTAATGTTAATGTAAGAGTAAACAATTCTAGTGAACCATATATGAATTGTGATGTAGAAGTTGGAGTAAGGGATATGTCAAATATCGCTGGTCTTGGCGAAAATATAAAAGAGGACATTAGGTTAAATTTAGAAAACCTATCAGGTTATAAAGTAAAAGATATAACAGTTAAGTTCTTGGATTTGACAAAATCTACAAATAAAAGAGTAGTATAG
- a CDS encoding Fur family transcriptional regulator, producing the protein MKNEVLLKNGLKITKARKLIISILEKEEDPISAEDLYEIFKKKENSNLSTIYRNLKILKSKEIVEVVCEIDGISYYRLKGKKHKHSIICESCGKIIPIDHCPVEKIEMDLEDKTGFKIDSHNLEFRGICPDCQKKNETK; encoded by the coding sequence ATGAAAAACGAAGTCTTATTAAAAAATGGTTTAAAAATCACAAAAGCAAGAAAACTTATAATATCGATTTTAGAAAAAGAAGAAGATCCAATTTCTGCAGAAGATTTGTATGAAATTTTTAAGAAAAAAGAAAATTCTAATTTATCTACAATCTACAGAAATTTAAAAATTTTAAAAAGCAAAGAAATAGTTGAAGTCGTTTGTGAAATTGATGGTATTTCTTATTACAGATTAAAGGGCAAGAAACATAAACACAGCATAATCTGCGAATCTTGCGGCAAAATCATTCCAATAGATCACTGTCCAGTCGAAAAAATTGAAATGGATTTGGAGGATAAAACAGGATTCAAAATAGATTCTCACAACCTTGAATTCAGAGGAATTTGTCCAGATTGTCAAAAGAAAAATGAAACCAAGTAA
- a CDS encoding DegT/DnrJ/EryC1/StrS family aminotransferase, producing MNILFSPPDISDKEIEEVVDALKSGWITTGPKTKLLEKKLQEYTQSKKTCCFNSATAALECALRILGVNGKKDECITSAYTYTASCSVIDHLDATIKLVDVQKDSYFMDYDKLYDSINENTKAIIPVDIAGVPVDYDKIYEIIEAKKSIFRPSNEIQESLGRVALISDSAHALGSTYKGKKIGSFQDIASFSFHAVKNFTTAEGGMLSINIGDVDKIYNDLQLYSLHGQNKDALAKTKLGAWEYDIKGLYYKYNMPDILAAIGLAQLERYDDLLARRKEIIKMYNDGFDNTSISYLNHFGKDYTSNGHLYLTRVEGIDEATRNDIIVKMAEKGIATNVHYKPIAMMTGYKNLGFDIKDYPNTFEQYKNEITLPLHTLLSDDEVAYVIETYKDIVSGK from the coding sequence ATGAACATTTTATTTTCACCACCTGATATTTCTGATAAAGAAATTGAAGAAGTGGTAGACGCATTAAAATCTGGTTGGATTACAACTGGACCAAAAACTAAACTATTAGAAAAAAAATTACAAGAATATACACAATCAAAAAAAACTTGTTGCTTTAATTCAGCAACGGCTGCATTGGAATGTGCGCTTCGAATTTTGGGTGTAAATGGCAAGAAGGATGAATGTATTACTTCGGCTTACACTTATACTGCAAGTTGTTCAGTTATTGATCATTTGGATGCTACGATTAAATTGGTAGACGTTCAGAAAGATTCCTACTTTATGGATTATGATAAATTATATGATTCCATAAATGAAAATACTAAGGCTATTATTCCAGTTGATATCGCAGGAGTTCCTGTTGATTACGATAAAATTTACGAAATTATTGAAGCTAAGAAATCTATATTCAGACCTTCAAACGAAATTCAAGAATCATTGGGAAGAGTAGCTTTGATTTCAGATAGCGCTCATGCGTTAGGCTCAACTTATAAAGGCAAAAAAATTGGATCATTCCAAGATATTGCATCTTTTTCATTCCATGCTGTTAAAAACTTTACTACAGCTGAAGGTGGAATGCTATCGATAAATATTGGCGATGTAGATAAGATTTACAATGATTTACAATTATACTCACTACATGGACAAAACAAAGATGCATTAGCCAAAACAAAATTAGGTGCATGGGAATATGACATTAAAGGTCTTTATTACAAATACAATATGCCTGATATATTAGCAGCAATTGGGCTTGCACAATTAGAAAGATATGATGATTTATTAGCTAGAAGAAAAGAAATAATCAAAATGTATAACGATGGCTTTGATAATACTTCTATTAGTTATTTGAATCATTTTGGAAAAGATTATACAAGTAACGGTCATTTGTATTTAACAAGAGTCGAAGGTATTGATGAAGCAACTCGTAACGATATAATTGTCAAGATGGCAGAAAAAGGTATTGCTACGAATGTTCACTACAAACCAATTGCAATGATGACAGGATACAAGAATTTGGGATTTGATATAAAAGATTATCCTAATACTTTTGAACAATACAAAAATGAAATAACATTACCACTTCACACATTATTATCAGATGATGAAGTAGCATATGTTATCGAAACTTACAAGGATATAGTTAGTGGTAAATAA
- a CDS encoding Gfo/Idh/MocA family protein: MQKIKCAIIGCGRISYKHVEGIANNDSEIELVAVCDIIEERAIEKRDEYLERFPDRDVKVYTDYKKMLEEVDIDMCSISTESGYHGKIALHCLEKSKHVLIEKPMAMSLEEIDKINKLADEKGLKVGVCHQNRFNPPIQKLKKTIDANKFGKMTNITARVLWNRNQNYYNLAPWRGTKALDGGTLMNQCIHALDLLLWMMDDELVSVKAETETFLRDIEMEDYGVILMRFKSGRIGLLEGSADVYPKNLEETISVFGSTGTAVIGGLAVNEIKTWVFEDESETGELKDDKSIDNVYGNGHTPLYKDFIHAINTDTQPLINGHEGRKPVEVLMKAYGWID, translated from the coding sequence ATGCAAAAAATTAAATGTGCAATCATTGGTTGCGGTAGAATTTCTTATAAACACGTAGAAGGAATTGCAAACAACGATTCAGAAATAGAATTAGTTGCAGTATGCGATATTATTGAAGAAAGAGCCATAGAAAAAAGAGATGAATATTTGGAAAGATTTCCTGACAGAGATGTAAAAGTATACACAGATTACAAAAAAATGTTAGAGGAAGTCGACATCGATATGTGTTCTATTTCAACAGAAAGTGGATATCATGGTAAAATAGCTCTTCACTGCTTAGAAAAATCAAAACACGTTTTGATTGAAAAACCAATGGCTATGAGCTTGGAAGAAATTGACAAAATTAATAAATTAGCTGATGAAAAAGGATTAAAAGTTGGGGTGTGTCACCAAAACAGATTTAATCCTCCAATTCAAAAATTGAAAAAGACAATTGATGCTAATAAATTTGGAAAGATGACAAACATCACAGCAAGAGTTTTATGGAACAGAAATCAAAACTACTATAACTTAGCACCATGGAGAGGAACAAAGGCGCTAGACGGTGGTACATTGATGAATCAATGCATACACGCACTAGACTTATTGTTGTGGATGATGGACGATGAATTAGTAAGCGTAAAAGCTGAGACTGAAACTTTCTTAAGAGACATAGAAATGGAAGATTACGGCGTAATTTTGATGAGATTTAAGAGCGGTAGAATTGGATTATTAGAAGGTAGTGCCGATGTTTATCCTAAAAATCTTGAAGAAACTATTTCTGTGTTTGGTTCAACAGGAACTGCTGTTATCGGTGGATTAGCTGTCAATGAAATCAAAACTTGGGTATTTGAAGACGAATCTGAGACTGGAGAATTAAAAGATGATAAATCAATCGACAATGTGTACGGAAATGGACACACTCCATTATACAAAGATTTTATTCACGCAATAAATACAGATACTCAACCTTTAATTAATGGTCATGAAGGAAGAAAACCAGTTGAAGTATTAATGAAAGCTTACGGCTGGATTGACTAA
- a CDS encoding DegT/DnrJ/EryC1/StrS family aminotransferase, translating to MNIPLLNLKRQYKNIEEEVNASVLECFKNAQYIMGENVKQFEKEIAEKIGVKHAITVGNGTDALIIALKSLGIKEGDEVITTDYTFFATAEAIRFVGATPVFCDVELDTYNIDPSQIEEKITDKTKAIICVHLFGNACKMDQINDIAKRHNLYVIEDAAQAINSQYKGKNVGNLGDVACFSFFPTKNLGCFGDGGMITTNDDDLATIIRALKVHGSGENGMKAYAILNDEEVEVVEQNSGDNTVYNPLKYYNYLIGHNSRLDEIQAAILRIKLKHLDEYTENRRSISHKYIDALKNTSLVMPTETEGGKHVFHLFILQSENREEIESKLKEKGIATGTYYKVPMHLQKAFNDLGYKKGDFPNAEYLSERTFAIPLFPEMNDEEREYIINSIKEIV from the coding sequence ATGAATATACCATTGTTGAATTTGAAAAGACAATATAAAAACATTGAAGAAGAAGTAAATGCAAGTGTTTTAGAATGTTTCAAAAATGCACAATATATAATGGGTGAAAATGTTAAACAATTTGAAAAAGAAATTGCAGAAAAAATTGGCGTAAAACATGCGATTACAGTTGGAAACGGAACGGACGCATTGATTATAGCTTTGAAATCTTTGGGAATAAAAGAAGGAGACGAAGTTATAACTACTGACTACACTTTCTTTGCAACAGCTGAAGCAATAAGATTTGTAGGAGCTACACCTGTTTTTTGTGATGTTGAATTAGACACTTACAATATAGATCCTTCTCAAATAGAAGAAAAGATAACAGATAAAACAAAAGCAATTATCTGTGTTCATTTATTTGGAAATGCATGCAAAATGGATCAAATAAATGATATTGCAAAAAGACATAATTTGTACGTAATTGAAGATGCTGCGCAAGCAATTAATTCACAATATAAGGGAAAAAATGTTGGTAATTTAGGAGATGTGGCATGCTTTTCATTCTTCCCAACAAAGAATTTGGGATGCTTTGGTGATGGTGGAATGATCACAACTAATGATGATGATTTGGCAACTATTATAAGAGCTTTGAAGGTTCATGGCAGTGGCGAAAATGGAATGAAGGCTTACGCTATATTAAATGACGAAGAAGTTGAAGTTGTAGAACAAAATTCAGGTGATAATACTGTTTACAATCCATTGAAATACTACAATTACTTAATTGGTCACAATTCTAGATTAGACGAAATTCAAGCAGCTATTTTGAGAATTAAATTAAAACATTTAGATGAATACACTGAAAATAGAAGAAGTATTTCACACAAATACATTGATGCTTTGAAAAATACTTCTTTGGTGATGCCAACTGAGACTGAAGGCGGAAAGCATGTTTTCCATTTATTCATTTTACAATCTGAAAACAGAGAAGAAATAGAATCAAAATTAAAAGAAAAGGGAATCGCTACGGGAACTTATTACAAGGTTCCAATGCATTTACAAAAAGCTTTTAATGATTTAGGATATAAAAAGGGAGATTTCCCTAATGCGGAATATCTTTCAGAAAGAACTTTTGCAATTCCATTGTTCCCTGAAATGAACGATGAGGAAAGAGAATATATTATTAATTCTATAAAGGAGATAGTATAA
- a CDS encoding Asp23/Gls24 family envelope stress response protein, whose amino-acid sequence MEEKKYNEVNKVNEKKAEKEQEQKHESKLTFDNSVVQKIAAIAVREVPGVLDMEGGFFSGIQETFGGYDATKGIEAEVGEKEAAIDVSVILEYGVSAVKVFHQLQEVVKQSVNKMTGLDVVEVNCKVVDVMTRKEFNLKNKKEEENKSGLK is encoded by the coding sequence ATGGAAGAAAAAAAATACAATGAAGTAAACAAGGTAAATGAAAAGAAAGCTGAAAAGGAACAAGAACAAAAACACGAATCAAAATTAACTTTTGATAACTCAGTAGTTCAAAAAATAGCTGCAATAGCTGTTAGAGAAGTACCTGGCGTTTTAGATATGGAAGGTGGATTTTTCTCAGGGATTCAAGAAACTTTCGGTGGATATGATGCTACAAAAGGTATAGAAGCAGAAGTTGGAGAAAAGGAAGCTGCAATTGATGTTTCAGTAATATTAGAATATGGAGTATCAGCAGTTAAAGTATTCCATCAATTACAAGAAGTTGTAAAACAAAGCGTAAATAAAATGACTGGATTAGATGTTGTTGAAGTTAATTGCAAAGTAGTTGATGTTATGACAAGAAAAGAATTCAATTTGAAGAATAAAAAAGAAGAAGAAAATAAGAGCGGATTAAAATAA
- a CDS encoding DegV family protein: MQKIAILTDTTSDVDPSIIKEYNIVEVPLQIIYNSEVTYKDKYEKNIDDVINDINSNTISSSLPLTSDLIEKIEYIISEGYTHIIATCMSCGISGTYNLFRQILNLYSDKITYHLIDCRSCSMGMGFLIEKAVKMKENGISYEEIVKELEKLKTKEDFFFTVDKLDYLYTSGRIKRSSKVVGNLLNIKPIITCIKKTGNLEVIDAVRGRKKVNQQILNYIIDFAANDQIDNIYIMHSNLQENADELEKVIQDYYPNVKIYKRSISSLFVIHTGPHIYGAVVTLK, translated from the coding sequence ATGCAAAAAATTGCTATTCTAACTGACACTACATCCGATGTTGATCCATCAATTATCAAAGAATACAACATTGTTGAAGTCCCTCTTCAAATCATTTACAATTCGGAAGTTACGTATAAAGATAAATATGAAAAAAATATTGACGACGTTATAAACGACATTAATAGTAACACTATTAGCAGTTCGCTTCCCTTAACAAGTGATTTGATTGAAAAAATAGAATACATCATATCAGAAGGATACACACATATAATAGCTACATGCATGAGCTGCGGAATTAGCGGTACCTATAATCTATTTCGACAAATATTAAACTTATACTCTGATAAAATTACATATCATTTGATAGACTGTAGATCATGTTCAATGGGAATGGGTTTTCTAATTGAAAAAGCTGTAAAAATGAAGGAAAATGGCATAAGTTACGAAGAAATAGTAAAAGAATTAGAAAAACTAAAAACAAAAGAAGATTTCTTTTTTACTGTAGACAAATTGGATTATCTTTACACAAGTGGTCGTATTAAACGCTCAAGTAAAGTTGTTGGAAATCTATTAAACATAAAACCAATTATAACTTGCATCAAAAAAACTGGAAATTTGGAAGTTATAGATGCAGTAAGAGGCAGAAAAAAAGTCAACCAACAAATTCTTAATTATATAATTGACTTCGCAGCTAACGATCAAATAGACAATATCTATATAATGCATTCAAACCTACAAGAAAATGCAGATGAATTAGAAAAAGTAATACAAGATTATTATCCTAATGTTAAAATTTATAAAAGATCTATATCAAGTCTTTTTGTAATACATACAGGTCCTCATATCTATGGAGCTGTTGTAACATTAAAATAA
- a CDS encoding sugar transferase — protein sequence MDNRVDEILKNSKFNLFIKRLFDILASLFGILVMAIPMIIISIAIKLDSKGPVFFKQKRVKKNNKDFTILKFRTMVVDAPKLGMAITVGDDPRITKVGKFLRKTKLDEFPQLFNVLIGDMSFVGPRPEVRKYVDLYSDSDRDILKIRPGITDLASIKYRDESEILDKSDNPEKTYVEEIMPNKIELNKQYIENINLINDIKIILQTLKIL from the coding sequence ATGGACAATCGAGTAGATGAAATCCTTAAAAATAGCAAATTTAATCTTTTCATCAAAAGATTATTTGATATTTTGGCATCTTTATTTGGAATATTGGTTATGGCAATCCCAATGATTATAATTTCCATAGCTATCAAACTAGATTCTAAAGGGCCTGTTTTTTTCAAACAAAAAAGAGTTAAGAAAAATAATAAAGACTTTACGATTTTGAAATTTAGAACGATGGTTGTGGATGCACCAAAATTGGGAATGGCAATAACGGTTGGAGACGATCCTAGAATAACTAAAGTAGGAAAGTTTTTGAGAAAAACTAAATTAGATGAGTTTCCACAATTATTCAATGTATTAATCGGTGATATGAGCTTTGTTGGTCCGAGACCAGAAGTGAGAAAATACGTCGACTTGTATTCCGATTCGGACAGAGATATTTTGAAAATCAGGCCAGGAATAACAGACCTAGCTAGTATAAAATACAGAGATGAATCTGAAATTTTGGACAAATCTGACAATCCTGAAAAGACATACGTTGAAGAAATTATGCCTAATAAAATCGAATTAAACAAACAATACATTGAAAATATTAATTTAATTAATGATATAAAAATAATTCTTCAAACATTGAAGATTTTATAA
- a CDS encoding XdhC family protein, which produces MQNDVLLEMYKSLEDGYKCMMVTLFKNKGSVPGKQGNIMAVREDGKTFGTVGGGAIEYQVIKDSIENLKKDNDFEFDYVLNEGEKVSMSCGGRASGFGKVFFPKPTLIIFGAGHCSQKLARIATLTNFEVVVVDDRDEFIYNEDFSNIKKFINKEIEDSIDDLRFTPDTFIIAATRDHKHDEEVAFNILNKPHKYFGMLGSRKKANTLKQNLIDRNVDKKLVDSINVPVGLDIDDGSVEEIAISIMSQILKVKNNK; this is translated from the coding sequence ATGCAAAATGATGTTTTGTTAGAAATGTATAAGTCTTTGGAAGATGGATATAAGTGTATGATGGTGACTTTATTTAAAAATAAAGGCTCAGTTCCAGGAAAACAAGGAAATATTATGGCTGTTCGTGAAGACGGAAAAACTTTTGGAACTGTTGGCGGAGGAGCTATTGAATACCAAGTAATCAAAGATTCTATTGAAAATTTAAAAAAAGATAATGACTTTGAGTTTGATTATGTACTTAATGAAGGCGAGAAGGTTAGTATGAGTTGTGGTGGAAGAGCTAGTGGATTTGGTAAAGTGTTTTTTCCTAAACCTACATTGATTATTTTTGGAGCGGGACATTGTTCTCAAAAACTAGCGAGAATTGCAACTTTAACAAATTTTGAAGTAGTAGTTGTAGATGATAGAGATGAATTTATTTACAATGAAGATTTTTCTAATATAAAGAAATTTATCAATAAAGAAATTGAAGATTCTATTGATGATTTGAGATTTACACCTGATACTTTTATTATAGCCGCCACAAGAGATCATAAGCACGACGAAGAAGTTGCTTTTAATATTTTGAATAAACCACATAAATATTTCGGGATGCTTGGTTCAAGAAAAAAAGCGAATACATTAAAACAAAATTTGATAGATAGAAATGTGGACAAGAAATTAGTCGACAGCATAAATGTTCCGGTAGGTCTTGATATTGACGATGGATCCGTGGAAGAGATTGCTATTTCAATAATGTCTCAAATTCTTAAAGTTAAAAACAATAAATAA
- the yqeB gene encoding selenium-dependent molybdenum cofactor biosynthesis protein YqeB has product MQKICLIRGAGDIATGTIQKLVHAGFKCVVTEVSNPSSIRRKVSLSEAIYDKKATVEDIEAILCENLDEIDKYLELYNPVVIVDPKLTILNKKRFDVVVDAILAKKNTGLKKEMADITIALGPGFEAGVDCDIVIETMRGHDLARIIEQGFAKKNTKIPGVIEGFSTKRVIYSDFEGKFTSIKKISDIVRKGEIIAKVEKNDIRATLDGVIRGMIRDNFDVTKGLKIIDIDPRYEEVKNCFTISDKARAIGGAVLEAIMMLENRREKDAK; this is encoded by the coding sequence ATGCAGAAAATTTGTTTGATTAGAGGCGCAGGTGATATAGCTACAGGTACAATTCAAAAACTTGTTCATGCTGGGTTCAAATGCGTTGTGACAGAAGTTTCAAATCCAAGTAGTATCAGAAGGAAAGTATCACTTTCAGAGGCAATTTACGATAAAAAAGCAACTGTTGAAGATATAGAAGCTATTTTGTGCGAAAACTTGGATGAAATTGATAAATACTTAGAACTTTACAATCCAGTTGTTATAGTGGATCCAAAACTTACGATTTTAAATAAGAAGAGATTTGATGTCGTAGTGGATGCGATATTAGCGAAGAAAAATACTGGATTGAAAAAAGAAATGGCAGATATTACTATAGCTTTGGGCCCTGGTTTTGAAGCTGGCGTTGATTGTGATATTGTGATTGAAACAATGAGAGGTCATGATTTGGCAAGAATTATAGAACAAGGATTTGCCAAGAAAAACACAAAAATTCCAGGTGTTATAGAAGGCTTTTCAACTAAAAGAGTAATATACTCTGATTTTGAAGGAAAATTTACTAGTATCAAAAAGATTTCAGATATTGTTAGAAAAGGAGAAATCATAGCAAAAGTTGAAAAAAATGATATAAGAGCGACTTTAGATGGCGTTATACGAGGTATGATACGAGATAATTTTGATGTTACAAAAGGGCTTAAAATAATCGATATTGATCCACGATATGAAGAAGTGAAGAATTGCTTTACAATTAGTGATAAAGCTAGAGCGATTGGTGGAGCTGTTTTAGAAGCGATAATGATGTTAGAAAACAGGAGAGAAAAGGATGCAAAATGA
- a CDS encoding DUF2273 domain-containing protein gives MNNNNMLDNFESPDEEKRIVFVREYSKDKFDERLIKNLSGLRKPTKYGILGVIIALLFLKLGFWATILILLLFGIGYGYGLYKEGNPKFIRFLMNLFRK, from the coding sequence ATGAACAATAATAATATGTTGGATAATTTTGAATCCCCTGATGAAGAAAAGAGGATAGTATTTGTAAGAGAATATTCAAAAGATAAGTTTGATGAAAGATTAATAAAAAATTTATCAGGATTAAGAAAACCAACTAAATATGGAATTTTAGGTGTAATAATTGCACTTTTATTTTTGAAGCTTGGTTTTTGGGCAACAATATTAATACTACTACTTTTTGGTATAGGTTATGGTTATGGATTGTATAAAGAAGGTAATCCTAAATTTATCAGATTTTTGATGAATTTATTTAGGAAATAA
- a CDS encoding nucleotide sugar dehydrogenase — protein sequence MNNLKEELLGKIEDKSLVVGVVGLGYVGLPLAVEKAKAGYTVIGFDVQPEKVQMVNDGVNYIGDVVDSELKAIVESGKLRATSDFKSVASCDFIAIAVPTPLDIYQQPDISYVEKSTTDVSKHLKKGSIVVLESTTYPGTTEELMRPILENGSGLKCEEDFYLAFSPERVDPGNKQYKTKNTPKVVGGIGSESTEVAAALYRNVLEGEVMTVSSPRVAEMEKILENTYRNVNIGLVNEFAKLANKMDINMWEVVDAAKTKPYGYQAFYPGPGVGGHCIPLDPFYLTWKAREYDVHMPIIEASGTVNDSMPEWVVDRSMKILSRKFKKPLNGSKVLILGIAYKKDIDDLRDSPAFVVMDKFREEGAIVDYYDGFNPSYFNPDGSKTYSLKEINPEVVKGYDLVVITADHTNVDYQMVVDNAPFVFDTKYATRDVENNRDKIELL from the coding sequence ATGAATAATTTAAAAGAAGAATTATTGGGAAAAATCGAAGATAAATCTCTAGTTGTAGGGGTTGTAGGATTAGGTTATGTAGGATTGCCATTAGCAGTAGAAAAAGCAAAAGCGGGCTACACTGTTATTGGATTCGATGTACAACCAGAAAAAGTTCAAATGGTTAATGATGGAGTTAATTACATTGGCGATGTTGTAGATTCAGAATTAAAAGCTATTGTTGAATCTGGAAAATTAAGAGCTACTAGTGATTTCAAATCAGTTGCAAGCTGTGATTTCATAGCTATTGCCGTACCAACACCATTGGATATTTACCAACAACCAGACATTTCTTACGTAGAAAAATCAACTACAGATGTTTCTAAGCATTTGAAAAAAGGATCTATTGTTGTATTAGAATCCACTACTTATCCAGGAACTACTGAAGAATTAATGAGACCTATTTTGGAAAATGGTTCAGGATTAAAATGTGAAGAAGATTTTTACTTAGCATTCTCTCCTGAAAGAGTAGATCCAGGTAACAAACAATATAAAACTAAAAACACTCCTAAAGTTGTTGGAGGAATTGGTTCAGAATCTACAGAAGTTGCAGCAGCATTGTACAGAAATGTACTTGAAGGAGAAGTTATGACTGTATCTTCACCAAGAGTTGCTGAAATGGAAAAAATTCTTGAAAACACATACAGAAATGTAAACATAGGATTGGTAAATGAATTTGCCAAATTAGCTAATAAAATGGATATCAATATGTGGGAAGTAGTTGACGCTGCTAAGACAAAACCATACGGATATCAAGCATTCTATCCAGGTCCTGGTGTAGGTGGACACTGTATACCATTAGATCCATTCTATTTGACTTGGAAAGCAAGAGAATATGATGTACACATGCCAATCATAGAAGCAAGTGGTACTGTAAATGATAGCATGCCTGAATGGGTAGTAGATAGATCAATGAAGATTTTGTCTAGAAAATTCAAAAAACCATTGAATGGTTCAAAAGTTTTAATTTTAGGTATTGCTTATAAAAAAGATATCGACGATTTGAGAGATTCTCCTGCATTTGTCGTAATGGATAAATTCAGAGAAGAAGGAGCAATCGTAGATTATTATGATGGATTCAATCCTTCTTATTTCAACCCAGATGGATCTAAGACATACTCATTAAAAGAAATTAATCCAGAAGTAGTTAAGGGTTATGATTTAGTTGTAATAACTGCAGATCACACAAATGTTGATTACCAAATGGTTGTAGACAATGCACCATTTGTATTTGATACAAAATACGCTACAAGAGACGTAGAAAACAATAGAGATAAAATAGAATTATTATAA